Proteins from a genomic interval of Neodiprion lecontei isolate iyNeoLeco1 chromosome 2, iyNeoLeco1.1, whole genome shotgun sequence:
- the LOC107227147 gene encoding uncharacterized protein LOC107227147 isoform X2, producing the protein MSSIATNKETEVSPASSKTFDVDGKSMTKLSCPFTWDMGKIMEIRVRLLNDESRYEDVTDTQDQFPEFVLIYHLMLAYENVSNENPQAAIECIKGAEDSFLKIKQRKTLESVERVLKHILFGTKYYVLQQMGQLTQADELLKEICNIKDMNETELAMLSGCQCLAWSLYNVTDNSMAIKFAQEAVQHEPSNGKWHFLVGKNCRTLRKRNCSTDSLPDEHESFGFQKAYELSKNALFGVYLARMYRESKNTEEANRMYKQVAAGERTCCKVQLQLALGLVRAKDCSLAKRCLDYVAEKMPDSPKYAHYMAIYEEKCNQDFKAALRYYTTAIEKENFQAEWQYIECRKKVKPDWNPLPYMLELLTKYNKDPDAQIQEINIKIGVYYLFHMDDVLSASQYLDNAVQIDPNAKSLKTYFVSYQNNVNVYYAWAVKIRLALLMEATKLSTDKKAMLKDKLQLCSENDQISSSISGDSEQTLNQLWSEMYQNYHNQSSGGNSRQQQINRRNYSEGTRQPKHL; encoded by the exons ATGAGCTCCATAGCGACCAATAAAGAGACag AGGTTTCACCTGCATCGTCAAAAACTTTTGACGTTGACGGAAAATCTATGACAAAACTCAGCTGTCCATTCACTTGGGATATGGGGAAAATCATGGAAATTCGAGTACGATTATTAAACGATGAGTCTCGTTATGAAGATGTTACTGACACCCAAGATCAGTTTCCAGAATTTGTATTAATTTACCATCTCATGCTGGCCTATGAGAATGTATCGAACGAGAATCCGCAAGCCGCTATAGAATGCATCAAGGGCGCTGAAGAtagttttcttaaaattaaacaaag GAAAACACTGGAAAGCGTGGAACGTGTCCTGAAACACATTTTATTTGGAACAAAGTACTATGTGCTTCAACAGATGGGGCAGCTGACACAGGCAGACGAACTGCTGAAAGAAATATGCAATATTAAGGACATGAATGAAACGGAATTAGCCATGTTGTCCGGGTGCCAATGTTTAGCCTGGTCACTGTACAACGTCACTGATAATTCCATGGCAATCAAATTTGCACAAGAGGCTGTCCAGCATGAGCCCAGTAATGGCAAATGGCACTTTTTGGTCGGGAAAAATTGCCGAACCTTAAGAAAGAGGAATTGTTCGACTGATAGCCTGCCAGATGAACATGAATCATTTGGTTTTCAGAAGGCTTACGAACTTTCTAAGAACGCTTTGTTTGGTGTATATTTGGCCCGAATGTATCGAGAGTCTAAAAACACTGAAGAGGCTAATAGAATGTATAAGCAAGTTGCTGCTGGTGAACGAACTTGTTGTAAGGTGCAATTACAATTAGCTCTAGGACTTGTACGAGCGAAGGATTGTAGTTTGGCAAAGCGTTGTCTGGATTACGTAGCTGAAAAGATGCCCGATTCTCCGAAATATGCACATTACATGGCTATATACGAGGAAAAATGCAATCAAGACTTTAAG GCCGCTCTTCGTTATTACACGACTGcaatagagaaagaaaattttcaggcTGAATGGCAGTATATAGAGTGTAGGAAAAAAGTTAAACCTGATTGGAATCCACTGCCATATATGTTGGAGTTATTGACGAAGTACAACAAAGATCCTGATGCCCAAATTCAAGAAATAAACATTAAAATTGGAGTGTATTATTTGTTTCATATGGATGATGTTTTGTCAGCAAGTCAATACTTGGACAACGCTGTTCAAATTGATCCAAATGCCAAAAGCCTAAAG ACATATTTCGTTTCTTATCAGAACAATGTGAATGTATATTATGCGTGGGCAGTAAAAATCCGCCTTGCATTACTGATGGAAGCTACCAAACTAAGTACAGACAAGAAAGCCATGTTGAAAGATAAATTGCAACTCTGTTCTGAGAATGATCAAATTTCATCTTCTATCTCTGGTGATTCAGAACAAACTTTGAACCAACTATGGTCAGAAATGTACCAAAATTATCATAATCAAAGTTCTGGTGGCAATTCAAGACAGCAGCAGATCAATCGAAGAAATTACTCCGAAGGCACAAGGCAACCGAAGCATTTGTGA
- the LOC107227147 gene encoding uncharacterized protein LOC107227147 isoform X1 has translation MTIRCYNRLSETTIRENGFGNVKGSNFQCTEVSPASSKTFDVDGKSMTKLSCPFTWDMGKIMEIRVRLLNDESRYEDVTDTQDQFPEFVLIYHLMLAYENVSNENPQAAIECIKGAEDSFLKIKQRKTLESVERVLKHILFGTKYYVLQQMGQLTQADELLKEICNIKDMNETELAMLSGCQCLAWSLYNVTDNSMAIKFAQEAVQHEPSNGKWHFLVGKNCRTLRKRNCSTDSLPDEHESFGFQKAYELSKNALFGVYLARMYRESKNTEEANRMYKQVAAGERTCCKVQLQLALGLVRAKDCSLAKRCLDYVAEKMPDSPKYAHYMAIYEEKCNQDFKAALRYYTTAIEKENFQAEWQYIECRKKVKPDWNPLPYMLELLTKYNKDPDAQIQEINIKIGVYYLFHMDDVLSASQYLDNAVQIDPNAKSLKTYFVSYQNNVNVYYAWAVKIRLALLMEATKLSTDKKAMLKDKLQLCSENDQISSSISGDSEQTLNQLWSEMYQNYHNQSSGGNSRQQQINRRNYSEGTRQPKHL, from the exons ATGACGATTCGGTGTTACAACAGGTTGAGTGAAACAACGATTCGGGAAAATGGTTTCGGGAATGTGAAGGGTTCGAACTTTCAATGCACGG AGGTTTCACCTGCATCGTCAAAAACTTTTGACGTTGACGGAAAATCTATGACAAAACTCAGCTGTCCATTCACTTGGGATATGGGGAAAATCATGGAAATTCGAGTACGATTATTAAACGATGAGTCTCGTTATGAAGATGTTACTGACACCCAAGATCAGTTTCCAGAATTTGTATTAATTTACCATCTCATGCTGGCCTATGAGAATGTATCGAACGAGAATCCGCAAGCCGCTATAGAATGCATCAAGGGCGCTGAAGAtagttttcttaaaattaaacaaag GAAAACACTGGAAAGCGTGGAACGTGTCCTGAAACACATTTTATTTGGAACAAAGTACTATGTGCTTCAACAGATGGGGCAGCTGACACAGGCAGACGAACTGCTGAAAGAAATATGCAATATTAAGGACATGAATGAAACGGAATTAGCCATGTTGTCCGGGTGCCAATGTTTAGCCTGGTCACTGTACAACGTCACTGATAATTCCATGGCAATCAAATTTGCACAAGAGGCTGTCCAGCATGAGCCCAGTAATGGCAAATGGCACTTTTTGGTCGGGAAAAATTGCCGAACCTTAAGAAAGAGGAATTGTTCGACTGATAGCCTGCCAGATGAACATGAATCATTTGGTTTTCAGAAGGCTTACGAACTTTCTAAGAACGCTTTGTTTGGTGTATATTTGGCCCGAATGTATCGAGAGTCTAAAAACACTGAAGAGGCTAATAGAATGTATAAGCAAGTTGCTGCTGGTGAACGAACTTGTTGTAAGGTGCAATTACAATTAGCTCTAGGACTTGTACGAGCGAAGGATTGTAGTTTGGCAAAGCGTTGTCTGGATTACGTAGCTGAAAAGATGCCCGATTCTCCGAAATATGCACATTACATGGCTATATACGAGGAAAAATGCAATCAAGACTTTAAG GCCGCTCTTCGTTATTACACGACTGcaatagagaaagaaaattttcaggcTGAATGGCAGTATATAGAGTGTAGGAAAAAAGTTAAACCTGATTGGAATCCACTGCCATATATGTTGGAGTTATTGACGAAGTACAACAAAGATCCTGATGCCCAAATTCAAGAAATAAACATTAAAATTGGAGTGTATTATTTGTTTCATATGGATGATGTTTTGTCAGCAAGTCAATACTTGGACAACGCTGTTCAAATTGATCCAAATGCCAAAAGCCTAAAG ACATATTTCGTTTCTTATCAGAACAATGTGAATGTATATTATGCGTGGGCAGTAAAAATCCGCCTTGCATTACTGATGGAAGCTACCAAACTAAGTACAGACAAGAAAGCCATGTTGAAAGATAAATTGCAACTCTGTTCTGAGAATGATCAAATTTCATCTTCTATCTCTGGTGATTCAGAACAAACTTTGAACCAACTATGGTCAGAAATGTACCAAAATTATCATAATCAAAGTTCTGGTGGCAATTCAAGACAGCAGCAGATCAATCGAAGAAATTACTCCGAAGGCACAAGGCAACCGAAGCATTTGTGA